The sequence below is a genomic window from Rhizobium sp. NXC14.
GCGCTCAACATGAACGGCTTCTCGCTGTCGCTGATCCGGCTGGATGCCGTGCGCGAAGCGGCGCTGACGGCAGTGGTCGAGCCGCATGCCTGGATGCCGGCCGTCAAACGCCACGAGATCAGGGTTATCGCCGCGCCGAGAACGGCGAGCCACTTGAACGGCGCAGCCACACCAGGGGAGAACAGCCGCTACCGGCGCCTGATCACGGCACTCTGCGAGCACCTGATCGAACAGGAAAACGAGCTCAACCGGCTGGACGGCCGCGTCGGCGACGGCGATACCGGCTCGACGGTGGCGACAGGCGCGCGCAGCGTGCTTGCCCGCCTCGACACGCTGCCGCTCGATAAGCCGGCGGCAACGCTTGCCTCGCTCGGCGACATCCTCGGCACCAGCATGGGCGGATCGAGCGGCGTGCTGCTGTCGATCTTCTTCACCGCCGCGGCAAAGGCGATGGCCGATAGAGCGGATATATCAGCAGCGCTTCTTGCCGGGCTCGACAGGATGACGTTCTATGGAGGAGCAGGAGTCGGCGACCGGACGATGGTCGATGCACTCTCGCCTGCCCTGCAGGCGCTCGCGTCAGGCGATATCGCTGCCGCGGCAAGGGCAGCGGCATCAGGCGCGGAGTCGACGAAGACGATGACGAAGGCGAGAGCCGGACGCGCCTCCTATGTCGGCGAAAGGGATCTCGCGGGTGTCGCCGATCCCGGCGCGGTCGCGGTCGCCGGCGCGTTCGGCGTGGCGGCAAGCCTCGCCTGACCGGGTAAAGTTTGAAAGCCCGCGGGAGACGGGCGTCAGGGAGGAAGGCAGTGCAGGCGGAACCGGTGCTTGTGGCAGAACTGATCGAAGTGTGCCGCGCGACGATCGCGGAAAACGCCGATCACCTCTGCGCACTCGATCGCGCCATCGGCGATGGCGATCACGGAACCAATATGCGGCGTGGCTGCGAGGCGGTGAGCGCCGAGGGCGAAAGCCTGTCCAGCCTGCCCTTCCCCGACGCCGTCGAAAAGATCGGCCTGACGCTGGTGATGAATGTCGGCGGTGCGGCCGGCCCGCTCTACGGAACGCTGCTGATCGAGATCGGCCGCGAGCTTCGTAAAAGCGAGGAGAAGGCCGATTTTTCCCTGGTGCTGAAACAGGCGATTGACGCGGTGGCAAAACGCGGGCGGTCGCACGCCGGCGACAAGACGCTGCTCGACGTGCTCTATCCCGTCCATGCGGCGCTGGCCAAGCGGTCTCCACTCGGTGACGTCGCGCGCAAAGCCGAGCGCTCCGCCGACAGGACAGCCGCGATGAAAGCGATGCGCGGACGCGCCGCCTATCTCGGCGACCGCTCGATCGGCCATGTCGATCCCGGCGCGTCGAGCTGCGCGCTGCTGACAACGGCGATCTGCCGCTATCTCGGGGAGCGCCGCCCCGATGAATGAAAGGACCGAGATGAATGGAAAGACAGCAAATGTGGGCATCGTGATCGTCTCCCACTCGCCACTGGTGGCAAGGGGCATCGCCGACATGGTGCGGCAGATGGTCGGCGATTGCGTGCCGCTTGCCTGGTCGGGCGGCAACGTCCATGGCGATCTCGGCACCGATGCCGGCGGCATCCTGAAGGCGATCGAGGCCGCCTGGTCAGATGCCGGCGTCGCCGTCTTCGTGGATCTCGGCGGCGCCGAGACCAACAGTGAGATGGCGATCGAAATGCTCGGCCTTCCCCGTTCGGCGCTCGTCTCCATCTGCAACGCCCCGCTCGTCGAAGGCGCGGTCATCGCCGCCGCCGAAGCCTCAGGGGGCGCGTCGCTTGCCAAGGTCGTCGCCACGGCAGAGGAACTGTCGCCCTGATGCCGAACCGATTGCGTGGTGAAAAACAGGAGCCCGATCAATTGCACCTGAACTGCCAGATAGAGGTGGAAGTCAAGCACGGCGTCGGGCTGCATGCCCGCCCCTCCGTCACCTTCACGCGCCTTGCCAAATCTTTCCCCTGCTCGATCGAGGTCGCCGTCAACGGCAGTGACGTCTGGCTGAACGGCAAGAGCATCATCAAGATTATGGGCGCGAGGATCCG
It includes:
- the dhaL gene encoding dihydroxyacetone kinase subunit DhaL; the protein is MQAEPVLVAELIEVCRATIAENADHLCALDRAIGDGDHGTNMRRGCEAVSAEGESLSSLPFPDAVEKIGLTLVMNVGGAAGPLYGTLLIEIGRELRKSEEKADFSLVLKQAIDAVAKRGRSHAGDKTLLDVLYPVHAALAKRSPLGDVARKAERSADRTAAMKAMRGRAAYLGDRSIGHVDPGASSCALLTTAICRYLGERRPDE
- a CDS encoding HPr family phosphocarrier protein; translated protein: MPNRLRGEKQEPDQLHLNCQIEVEVKHGVGLHARPSVTFTRLAKSFPCSIEVAVNGSDVWLNGKSIIKIMGARIRKGSILRIRADGILAEEAIRALKDLIERNFDEDKKHGRTA
- the dhaM gene encoding dihydroxyacetone kinase phosphoryl donor subunit DhaM gives rise to the protein MNGKTANVGIVIVSHSPLVARGIADMVRQMVGDCVPLAWSGGNVHGDLGTDAGGILKAIEAAWSDAGVAVFVDLGGAETNSEMAIEMLGLPRSALVSICNAPLVEGAVIAAAEASGGASLAKVVATAEELSP